The nucleotide sequence TGTTTTGAAAAAGTTTTTAATGATATGGAAGATGTTAAGGAAGGTGCTTCAGATTATGCAGCTGAAATGTGTGTGGAAGGATGGTCAACCAGAGACGCTTACCCTGAATCAAAAAAGGTCTTAGATGTTTTGAAAGAACATGGATTTCTTATTGTTCTCTTATCAAATGCAGATATTGACTCAATTGAAAATCTAATTAAACTTCATAAATTTGATTTTGACTTTGTGGCGTGTTCAGAAAAAATTCAATCTTATAAACCAGAAGAAACTGCATACAATTATGTTTTACAAAATATGGGTATTTCTCCAGAATCCTGTCTTTATATCGGCGATTCTCAACATGATGATGTATTTGGTTCTAATAGGGTAGGTATGGATAGTGCATGGGTGAATCGTTATAATAATTCCCTTGACCCAGATTTACCAAAACCACAATATATATTAAAAAATTTGGAAGATTTAATACAGATATTGTTATGAAATAAATACCGTTTAAGTTGAGGTTCTTATGAAAGTTAAATTAGATATAAA is from SAR202 cluster bacterium and encodes:
- a CDS encoding HAD-IIIA family hydrolase — protein: MVEKKVLIFDMYETLVINTTELWTPTFNSIVNELGLHVSGKSLWDLWKPLEVTFREERYGPDYPFKSYRQAWTECFEKVFNDMEDVKEGASDYAAEMCVEGWSTRDAYPESKKVLDVLKEHGFLIVLLSNADIDSIENLIKLHKFDFDFVACSEKIQSYKPEETAYNYVLQNMGISPESCLYIGDSQHDDVFGSNRVGMDSAWVNRYNNSLDPDLPKPQYILKNLEDLIQILL